From the Halorhabdus utahensis DSM 12940 genome, one window contains:
- a CDS encoding PGF-CTERM sorting domain-containing protein, translating to MARQSRTTDSDGNGSWPASVMVVLVVGLCGAVVLTGGIVAADSQQLGETEVFAGGWGDADDVYVEEDGDAVFAYQTDLEDGESTAVNADVAEGLFHATVGSEDVNSDFENVSGEMTGVLESDRFGVDGEMTAERPENLADLSVDLSGEVSDEGNDFDGDLSMTIAESGGMAMLFGDIATSGDLTTTSDTIATSGEFSIEQQMGLSDGPNRTEVLELSVDDTDEGYTASVTQKQAVSEFQAGGWESEQQARQTLKSQYVATAQMMGGQGELTLESHDFERLDDGTYWIDVAFTVEYTGIEDGLENMLAGQLLQESDLNVTQDDAREIAASITDLHIETFEFSMAESATTTDVSWDIALEETDSMTTALISLIESADVANTEGVDTDELADLKAILTAQQASDLATEFTWNASMATEEEEDLVIEAMVSSDTDNWDNYVAELKDRGIDIGTGMAFSLEAATQGEEITADGALTVNQEDLVGSMFEMIAEDRTMGPEMQTLAGSIDAADPDIARMDMSAGEDGAEMEVGARFEDAAAMMPTRLDGTPTGASSETDGDTATLYVFADDLVDDGTAVTAADVHALTSVSERTTVHLPAEWDREFPQPNTEAAAEYLDKDVDIEAVTNESGPGFGVVAGLIGVVSAALLARRQ from the coding sequence ATGGCTCGACAGTCACGGACGACAGACTCCGACGGGAACGGCTCGTGGCCGGCGTCGGTCATGGTCGTGCTCGTCGTGGGATTGTGCGGTGCGGTGGTGCTAACGGGTGGTATCGTGGCGGCCGACAGCCAGCAACTTGGCGAGACGGAGGTCTTTGCCGGGGGCTGGGGCGATGCCGACGACGTCTACGTCGAGGAAGACGGTGATGCCGTCTTCGCCTACCAGACCGACCTCGAGGACGGTGAATCCACAGCGGTCAACGCCGACGTGGCCGAGGGGCTGTTCCACGCGACGGTGGGCAGTGAGGACGTGAACTCGGACTTCGAAAACGTTAGCGGTGAGATGACCGGCGTCCTCGAGAGCGATCGCTTCGGGGTGGATGGTGAGATGACCGCCGAGCGCCCGGAGAATCTCGCCGACCTCTCGGTTGACCTCTCGGGTGAGGTCTCCGATGAGGGCAACGATTTCGACGGCGACCTCTCGATGACGATCGCCGAGTCGGGCGGTATGGCAATGCTGTTCGGCGATATCGCGACTAGCGGCGATCTCACGACGACGTCGGACACGATCGCGACCAGCGGCGAGTTCTCGATCGAACAGCAGATGGGGCTTAGTGACGGTCCCAACCGCACCGAGGTTCTCGAACTCTCGGTCGATGACACTGACGAGGGCTATACTGCCTCGGTGACCCAGAAACAGGCTGTCAGCGAGTTCCAGGCTGGTGGATGGGAGAGCGAACAGCAGGCCCGCCAAACCCTCAAATCTCAGTATGTTGCCACCGCCCAGATGATGGGCGGGCAAGGCGAGTTGACCCTCGAGAGTCACGACTTCGAGAGACTCGATGACGGTACCTACTGGATCGACGTTGCGTTCACCGTCGAGTACACTGGCATCGAGGACGGGTTGGAGAACATGCTGGCCGGACAGCTCCTCCAGGAGTCCGATCTCAACGTGACCCAGGACGATGCCCGGGAGATCGCCGCCTCGATCACTGACCTGCACATCGAGACCTTCGAGTTCTCCATGGCGGAATCCGCGACCACGACGGACGTAAGCTGGGACATCGCACTCGAGGAAACTGACAGCATGACGACGGCGCTGATCTCCCTGATCGAGTCGGCTGACGTCGCCAATACCGAGGGTGTCGACACGGACGAGCTTGCGGATCTCAAGGCAATTCTGACGGCCCAGCAGGCATCCGATCTGGCGACCGAGTTCACCTGGAACGCCTCGATGGCTACTGAGGAGGAGGAGGATCTCGTCATCGAGGCGATGGTCTCCAGTGACACGGACAACTGGGACAACTACGTTGCGGAACTCAAAGACCGCGGCATCGACATCGGGACTGGCATGGCGTTCTCCCTGGAGGCCGCGACACAGGGCGAGGAGATCACCGCCGACGGGGCCCTTACCGTCAATCAGGAGGACCTCGTCGGTAGCATGTTCGAGATGATCGCTGAGGACCGGACGATGGGTCCCGAGATGCAGACGCTGGCGGGTTCGATCGACGCGGCCGACCCCGACATCGCCAGGATGGACATGAGCGCCGGGGAAGATGGAGCCGAAATGGAGGTCGGTGCCCGGTTCGAAGATGCGGCTGCGATGATGCCGACTCGCCTCGATGGCACGCCGACCGGCGCGTCGAGCGAGACGGATGGCGACACCGCTACCCTGTACGTCTTCGCCGATGATCTCGTGGATGACGGGACGGCCGTGACGGCCGCTGACGTCCACGCTCTCACGAGCGTGAGCGAGCGCACTACCGTCCACCTGCCTGCCGAGTGGGACCGGGAGTTCCCACAGCCGAACACTGAGGCGGCCGCCGAGTACCTCGACAAAGACGTTGACATCGAGGCGGTCACCAACGAGTCCGGCCCAGGATTCGGTGTCGTCGCGGGGCTGATCGGTGTTGTGAGCGCGGCGCTGCTCGCCCGGCGGCAGTAA
- a CDS encoding DUF5786 family protein, whose translation MSMGAYDDEEHERRERKNSSVDASFDDDRTDYHGSVDYDSDDSTEELLETFKEIQSD comes from the coding sequence ATGTCTATGGGTGCGTACGACGACGAGGAACACGAGCGCCGTGAACGCAAGAACAGTTCGGTCGATGCGAGTTTCGACGACGACCGAACGGACTACCACGGCAGTGTCGATTACGACAGCGACGACTCGACCGAAGAACTGCTGGAGACGTTCAAGGAGATCCAGTCCGATTGA
- a CDS encoding beta-ketoacyl-ACP reductase: MEPKTCVVTGASRGIGRGIAERFGEAGCKVAVNYRSSGEAAREVVETIEDAGGSAIAVKADVTEPEQVQAMAEDVEDAFGTVDVLVNNAGINQDVFFKEMSHEQWDTVLDVHLDGAFHCTQTFYDDIAAAESGRLINISSIVAKGGNLGQANYATAKAGIFGFTRTLAQELAREGSTANCVAPGFIETSMVTDLPESIIEQVEEDTPLGRIGDVEEVADVVAFLASERSSFITGEVIDVNGGMDL; the protein is encoded by the coding sequence ATGGAACCGAAGACCTGTGTCGTGACGGGTGCATCACGAGGGATCGGCCGTGGAATCGCCGAACGGTTCGGCGAGGCAGGCTGTAAGGTCGCTGTCAACTACCGAAGCTCCGGCGAGGCCGCCCGTGAGGTCGTCGAGACGATCGAAGACGCCGGTGGGTCGGCGATCGCCGTCAAAGCCGACGTGACCGAACCCGAACAGGTGCAAGCGATGGCCGAGGACGTCGAAGACGCCTTCGGGACAGTCGACGTGCTGGTCAACAACGCCGGCATCAATCAGGACGTCTTCTTCAAGGAGATGAGTCACGAGCAGTGGGACACCGTCCTCGACGTCCACCTGGACGGGGCCTTTCACTGCACCCAGACCTTCTACGACGACATCGCGGCCGCTGAGAGCGGTCGCCTGATCAACATCTCCAGCATCGTCGCCAAGGGCGGTAATCTTGGGCAGGCCAACTACGCGACGGCCAAGGCCGGCATCTTCGGGTTCACCCGGACGCTCGCCCAGGAACTCGCCCGCGAGGGATCGACGGCCAACTGCGTCGCCCCCGGGTTCATCGAGACGAGCATGGTGACCGACCTGCCCGAGTCGATCATCGAGCAGGTCGAGGAAGACACCCCACTCGGCCGGATCGGCGACGTCGAGGAAGTCGCCGACGTCGTCGCCTTCCTCGCGAGCGAGCGGTCATCGTTCATCACCGGCGAGGTCATCGACGTCAACGGCGGGATGGATCTCTGA
- the tsaA gene encoding tRNA (N6-threonylcarbamoyladenosine(37)-N6)-methyltransferase TrmO, whose translation MADEALALDPIGTIHSPFESAVDMPIQPAGSDARGTVELEGRYADGLADLGGFSHCILLYHFHESPADAPLSVEPFLDDRPRGLFATRAPRRPNSVGLSVVRIEAVDGPTIDVSGIDVVDGTPLLDVKPLVGRFDVPDSVDDGWIAASDDAVEQRRADDRFL comes from the coding sequence ATGGCCGACGAAGCACTCGCGCTCGATCCGATCGGCACGATCCACTCGCCGTTCGAGTCGGCGGTCGATATGCCGATCCAGCCGGCCGGGTCCGATGCCCGCGGGACAGTCGAACTCGAAGGAAGGTACGCCGACGGCCTCGCGGACCTCGGGGGCTTTTCGCACTGCATCCTCCTCTATCACTTCCACGAATCACCTGCGGACGCGCCGCTGTCCGTCGAGCCGTTCCTCGACGATCGGCCGCGGGGCCTCTTCGCGACGCGCGCCCCACGACGGCCCAACAGCGTTGGCCTCTCGGTCGTTCGGATCGAAGCCGTCGACGGCCCCACCATCGACGTCTCGGGCATCGACGTGGTCGACGGGACCCCGCTGCTCGACGTGAAACCCCTCGTCGGCCGCTTCGACGTGCCCGACAGCGTCGACGACGGCTGGATCGCTGCGAGCGACGACGCGGTCGAGCAGCGCCGGGCGGACGACCGCTTTCTCTGA
- a CDS encoding universal stress protein: MYTVLMPVDSSRARGTAQAETVKALPDAAESVDVTVLYVFADEADADGQTVADVPGGEAAIERLEGTDVEYEVESRIGDPASEILNVAEELPADQLVLGGRKRSPFGSLLYGSVTQAVVLDADLPVTITGRSK; the protein is encoded by the coding sequence ATGTACACGGTACTGATGCCGGTCGACAGTAGTCGCGCCCGTGGAACAGCCCAGGCCGAGACCGTCAAGGCCCTGCCTGATGCCGCCGAATCCGTCGACGTGACGGTGCTGTACGTCTTCGCCGACGAGGCCGACGCCGATGGGCAGACGGTGGCGGACGTCCCCGGCGGCGAGGCGGCGATCGAGCGTCTCGAGGGGACCGACGTCGAATACGAGGTCGAGTCCCGGATCGGCGATCCCGCCTCGGAGATCCTGAACGTGGCCGAGGAACTCCCCGCAGACCAGCTCGTCCTGGGCGGCCGCAAGCGCTCGCCGTTCGGCTCGCTTCTGTACGGCAGCGTCACGCAGGCCGTCGTTCTCGACGCCGACCTGCCCGTGACGATCACCGGCCGCTCGAAGTGA
- a CDS encoding ABC transporter ATP-binding protein, producing the protein MSLALAGIEATRRDFSLGPLSLSVEDGVTAVLGPSGAGKSTLLEVIAGFETPESGTVSLAGTRIDGLPPEERNVGMVFQDAALFPHLSVAGNLRYGAPEGADIERTVRTLGIGDLLDRDPTTLSGGERRRVALARTLVTDPDALVLDEPLSSLDAPIRRRLRLDLRDILSGLDVPVVYVTHDQEEAAVVADRVAVLFDGTIRQAGPVGTVFDDPATPTVARFLGVENLLEGTVRERRDGEATTADVGGTTVEIGGTTLRVADRVETGIEQVVVGFRPTAIEFANGANAENTLDVEVERVVPGRDGATVVLAADGLGRLTARTAEQIATGDRRSIAIDPTALHIFPDEPNRCP; encoded by the coding sequence ATGAGCCTGGCGCTGGCCGGCATCGAGGCGACCCGGAGGGACTTCTCGCTGGGCCCGCTCTCGCTTTCGGTCGAAGACGGCGTGACCGCGGTGCTCGGTCCCTCGGGCGCGGGGAAGTCCACGCTACTGGAAGTGATCGCCGGGTTCGAGACGCCGGAGTCGGGGACGGTCTCGTTGGCTGGAACCCGGATCGACGGACTGCCGCCGGAGGAGCGAAACGTCGGCATGGTCTTTCAGGACGCCGCGCTCTTCCCGCATCTCAGTGTCGCCGGGAACCTGCGATACGGCGCGCCCGAGGGGGCCGACATAGAGAGGACGGTCCGGACGCTGGGGATCGGCGACCTCCTGGATCGGGACCCGACGACGCTCTCGGGTGGGGAACGCCGGCGTGTCGCCCTGGCGCGGACACTGGTAACCGATCCGGACGCGCTGGTGCTCGACGAACCGCTCTCGAGCCTGGACGCACCGATCCGGCGGCGACTCCGCCTCGACCTCCGGGACATCCTGTCCGGTCTCGACGTTCCGGTCGTCTACGTCACCCACGATCAGGAGGAGGCCGCGGTCGTCGCCGATCGCGTCGCCGTGCTCTTCGACGGGACGATCCGCCAGGCGGGGCCCGTCGGGACCGTCTTCGACGACCCGGCGACGCCGACGGTCGCACGCTTTCTGGGAGTGGAGAACCTCCTCGAGGGGACCGTCCGCGAGCGTCGCGACGGTGAGGCGACGACGGCCGATGTCGGCGGGACGACGGTCGAGATCGGGGGGACGACACTGCGCGTGGCGGATAGAGTCGAAACTGGCATCGAGCAGGTGGTCGTCGGTTTCCGACCCACGGCGATCGAGTTCGCGAACGGGGCTAACGCCGAGAACACCCTCGATGTCGAGGTCGAGCGCGTGGTGCCGGGACGGGACGGCGCGACGGTCGTCCTCGCGGCCGACGGCCTCGGGCGACTCACGGCCAGGACCGCCGAACAGATCGCCACGGGCGACCGTCGCTCGATCGCGATCGACCCCACCGCGCTGCACATCTTCCCGGACGAGCCGAACCGATGTCCGTGA
- a CDS encoding ABC transporter permease yields the protein MSATDRGRESATGGNRTLPTPGATGQWTIVALLGAVLVAYLLGPFVAFLLEHGLPAPGAFADPAVRSAIVTSLVTAPVATLLATVFGVPLAYVLARYSFRGKRLLEALVILPLVTPPVVGGVVLVSAFGRLTPIGSAAAALGLPLTQGYAGVVLAQTFVAAPFLVVTARSGFASVDRDLERAARNLGKGPLATVWTVSLPLARGSIVAGIVLTFARALGEFGATMLLGHPPETMPTRIWVEFVAGGTDATVPLVVALLSAGVAVVLVLRLLGTSLEFSP from the coding sequence GTGAGCGCCACCGATCGGGGCCGGGAATCGGCCACCGGCGGCAACCGGACGCTCCCGACGCCGGGCGCGACCGGCCAGTGGACCATCGTCGCACTGCTGGGGGCCGTCCTCGTGGCGTACCTCCTGGGGCCGTTCGTCGCGTTCCTGTTGGAGCACGGACTTCCCGCCCCCGGCGCATTCGCCGATCCGGCGGTCCGGTCGGCGATCGTCACCTCGCTGGTGACCGCGCCGGTGGCGACGCTGCTGGCGACGGTCTTCGGCGTCCCGCTGGCGTACGTCCTCGCCCGGTACAGTTTCCGGGGCAAGCGACTCCTGGAAGCACTGGTCATCCTGCCGCTGGTGACGCCGCCGGTCGTCGGCGGCGTCGTGCTGGTGAGTGCCTTCGGCCGGCTGACGCCGATCGGGAGCGCCGCCGCGGCGCTCGGCCTCCCGCTGACGCAGGGCTACGCCGGGGTGGTCCTCGCCCAGACGTTCGTCGCCGCGCCGTTTCTCGTGGTGACCGCCCGCTCGGGGTTCGCGTCGGTCGATCGCGATCTGGAGCGGGCGGCCCGGAACCTCGGAAAGGGGCCGCTGGCGACGGTCTGGACGGTCTCGCTGCCGCTGGCACGGGGGAGCATCGTCGCCGGGATCGTCCTGACGTTCGCCCGCGCGCTGGGTGAGTTCGGCGCGACGATGCTGCTTGGCCATCCGCCCGAGACGATGCCGACGCGGATCTGGGTCGAGTTCGTCGCCGGCGGGACCGACGCGACGGTCCCGCTGGTGGTCGCGCTGCTGAGTGCCGGCGTGGCGGTCGTGCTCGTCCTTCGATTGCTGGGTACGTCCCTGGAGTTCTCGCCATGA
- a CDS encoding extracellular solute-binding protein translates to MEQRNDHPGSGGLERVSRRGFLAGAATLGVGTLGGCLASSASTVSVLSAGSLASAFEERVGSTFEEATDFGFQGTYYGSRAVMRLVEDGQRRPDVVVSADAELLRERLQPTLADWDVVFATNALVIAYNPETDIGARLADGEPWHAVLAAADGRIARTDPDLDPLGYRAIQLFDLAESYYDEPGLAGALRANTVIEPEEPQLLAAVESGERAAAVAYRNMAHDWDVPSVELPPELNFADPGLADHYATATYTTEDGTSLPGRPIRYNATVPANAEHPEAGRRFVRLLAERPAPLRESGLVVPDGVPKGHGDVPDGVLP, encoded by the coding sequence ATGGAACAACGGAACGATCACCCGGGATCCGGGGGCCTGGAGCGGGTTTCGCGCCGCGGGTTCCTCGCGGGAGCGGCCACGCTGGGTGTGGGGACACTTGGAGGGTGTCTCGCCAGCAGCGCGAGCACGGTGTCGGTCCTCTCGGCGGGGAGTCTGGCGTCGGCTTTCGAGGAGCGGGTCGGGTCGACCTTCGAGGAAGCGACTGACTTCGGGTTCCAGGGGACGTACTACGGGTCCCGTGCAGTCATGCGACTGGTCGAGGACGGCCAGCGTCGCCCGGACGTGGTCGTCAGTGCCGACGCGGAACTGCTTCGTGAGCGACTCCAGCCGACACTCGCTGACTGGGACGTGGTCTTCGCGACGAACGCGCTCGTGATCGCGTACAACCCCGAGACCGACATCGGGGCCCGACTCGCCGACGGCGAACCCTGGCACGCGGTACTGGCCGCTGCGGACGGACGGATCGCACGGACCGATCCGGACCTGGATCCGCTCGGCTATCGGGCGATCCAGCTGTTCGACCTCGCCGAATCGTACTACGACGAGCCCGGACTGGCCGGGGCCCTCCGGGCCAACACCGTGATCGAGCCCGAGGAACCGCAACTACTCGCGGCCGTCGAGAGCGGCGAGCGGGCCGCCGCCGTCGCCTACCGAAACATGGCCCACGACTGGGACGTGCCAAGCGTCGAACTCCCGCCGGAGCTGAACTTCGCCGACCCCGGGCTGGCCGACCACTACGCCACCGCGACCTACACGACCGAGGACGGCACCTCGCTGCCCGGGCGGCCGATCCGATACAACGCGACCGTCCCGGCGAACGCCGAGCACCCCGAGGCGGGCCGGCGGTTCGTCCGGTTGCTCGCCGAGCGGCCGGCCCCTCTCCGGGAGTCGGGGCTGGTCGTGCCCGACGGCGTTCCGAAGGGGCACGGAGACGTGCCGGACGGGGTGCTACCGTGA
- a CDS encoding TOBE domain-containing protein, translated as MDAGFSAHLRIGGVTFDGDDAALLRAIEDHRSLNAAAEALGRSYSRAHQRVTDLESAVGPLVERRRGGADGGGSELTDDARDLLARFARLQAALEGTARTEEVVLSGTVRERDGELATIETGAGMVRALLFEDATDVEVLFRADTITLHRPDTAPPAADTSARNRFRGTVTDVERGEAIAHVSVAVSEEVTLRVVVTLASVEHLELAAGSSVVATFKAAATRAVPR; from the coding sequence ATGGACGCGGGGTTTTCCGCCCACCTGCGGATCGGCGGGGTCACCTTCGACGGCGACGACGCCGCGCTGTTGCGGGCGATCGAGGATCACCGGTCGCTCAATGCCGCGGCCGAGGCCCTCGGACGGTCGTATTCGCGGGCCCACCAGCGCGTGACCGACCTCGAGTCGGCCGTCGGCCCGCTGGTCGAGCGCCGCCGTGGCGGGGCCGACGGCGGCGGCAGCGAACTCACGGACGACGCCCGGGACCTCCTGGCGCGGTTCGCCCGCCTGCAGGCCGCACTCGAGGGGACCGCCCGGACCGAAGAGGTCGTCCTCTCGGGGACCGTCCGCGAGCGCGACGGCGAACTCGCCACGATCGAGACCGGTGCAGGGATGGTCCGCGCGCTGCTGTTCGAGGACGCGACGGACGTCGAAGTCCTGTTCCGGGCCGACACGATCACGCTCCATCGGCCCGACACGGCCCCGCCCGCCGCGGACACCAGCGCCCGCAATCGCTTCCGGGGGACCGTGACCGATGTCGAGCGCGGCGAGGCGATCGCCCACGTCTCAGTCGCGGTCAGCGAGGAGGTGACCCTGCGGGTCGTCGTGACTCTCGCCAGCGTCGAGCACCTCGAACTGGCGGCCGGCAGTTCCGTCGTCGCGACGTTCAAAGCGGCCGCGACGCGGGCCGTCCCGCGCTGA
- a CDS encoding MutS-related protein, whose amino-acid sequence MDLTAIPGVGEKTAASLAELDDPAAAIENGDVAAVARAPGISQGRAARIVRAAIRERHGDAGEFLATPRAREVYRDVLELLEARTVTDYAAARLETLYPSASDSRIAEVRQLSERAIERDPDETVLEALEDVEPLERPGDVRVRDRCLATTDGETYASAREAIPEMSVEVVEDSRDLAELARGYATVVALDDSFAGVDVEGDVRVEPDALEDPASVVPERPIAFFAHNRDRILAAISVHRAADFDPPCDLDALEAALDRLDAEGTPTGDDELTRLQAAVNDLDAAVSEAESVANDRLREAIEAQDVTIEGADLLSLVERGAGVDEVLSRELADEYDDAVEAAREHVIDTLDLRDVADITKRAFPDEPTFPVEREESVVSRLREELTTARDRRAERLKTELADELASMREPAEDLVDTALELDVELAIARLAADFDATMPALDGDGITIEGGRSPLLDVDFVDVEPVDYEVSGVRLLSGVNSGGKTSTLDLLALIVILAHMGLPVPADRARVGRIDALHYHAKTQGTLDAGAFESTLRSFGELVTDAANEGETLVLVDELESITEPGASAKIMAGILEALAERDQTAVFVSHLAREIRETADQDIGVDGIQALGLEDGELQVDRTPRKDTLARSTPELIVEKLADGDDREDGEGNFYGRLLEKFE is encoded by the coding sequence ATGGACCTGACGGCGATCCCCGGCGTCGGCGAGAAGACCGCGGCGTCGCTTGCCGAACTCGACGATCCAGCGGCGGCGATCGAGAACGGCGACGTCGCGGCCGTCGCTCGGGCCCCCGGCATCAGTCAGGGTCGTGCCGCCCGGATCGTCCGCGCGGCGATCCGCGAGCGCCACGGCGACGCGGGCGAGTTCCTGGCGACGCCGCGCGCCCGGGAAGTGTACCGGGACGTTCTGGAACTGCTCGAAGCACGCACCGTCACCGACTACGCCGCCGCCCGCCTGGAGACGCTGTACCCCAGCGCCAGCGATTCTCGGATCGCCGAAGTCCGCCAACTCAGCGAGCGGGCGATCGAACGCGATCCCGACGAGACCGTCCTCGAGGCGCTCGAAGACGTCGAACCGCTGGAGCGGCCTGGCGACGTTCGTGTTCGGGACCGGTGTCTCGCGACGACCGACGGCGAGACCTACGCCAGCGCCCGTGAGGCGATCCCCGAGATGAGCGTCGAAGTCGTCGAGGACAGCCGCGATCTGGCGGAACTCGCCCGCGGATACGCGACGGTCGTCGCACTGGACGATTCCTTCGCCGGCGTCGACGTCGAGGGTGACGTCCGCGTCGAACCCGACGCCCTCGAGGATCCGGCCTCGGTCGTGCCCGAGCGCCCGATTGCCTTTTTCGCGCACAACCGCGACCGCATCCTCGCGGCGATTTCCGTCCACCGGGCAGCCGACTTCGATCCGCCGTGCGACCTCGACGCGCTCGAAGCCGCGCTGGACCGACTCGACGCGGAGGGGACGCCGACCGGTGACGACGAACTAACGCGATTGCAGGCTGCCGTCAACGACCTCGACGCCGCCGTGAGCGAGGCCGAATCGGTCGCCAACGACCGCCTCCGGGAAGCGATCGAAGCGCAGGATGTCACCATCGAGGGGGCGGACCTGCTCTCGCTCGTCGAGCGGGGCGCTGGCGTCGACGAGGTGCTCTCCCGGGAACTGGCCGACGAGTACGACGACGCCGTCGAAGCGGCCCGCGAGCACGTGATCGACACACTCGACCTGCGGGACGTAGCTGACATCACGAAGCGGGCGTTCCCGGACGAACCCACGTTTCCCGTCGAGCGCGAGGAGAGCGTCGTCTCCCGACTCCGGGAGGAGCTCACGACGGCCCGGGACCGCCGGGCCGAACGGCTCAAAACCGAGCTGGCCGACGAACTGGCGTCGATGCGAGAGCCGGCCGAGGATCTCGTCGATACCGCGCTCGAACTGGACGTCGAACTCGCCATCGCCCGCTTGGCTGCCGATTTCGACGCGACGATGCCGGCACTCGACGGCGACGGGATCACGATCGAGGGGGGTCGGTCGCCGCTGCTCGACGTGGACTTCGTTGACGTCGAACCAGTCGACTATGAGGTCAGCGGTGTTCGCCTCCTCTCGGGGGTGAACAGCGGCGGGAAGACCTCGACGCTGGACCTGCTCGCGCTGATTGTCATCCTCGCGCACATGGGGCTACCGGTGCCCGCAGACCGGGCCCGAGTCGGGCGGATCGACGCGCTGCACTACCACGCCAAGACCCAGGGCACGCTGGACGCGGGGGCCTTCGAGAGCACGCTCCGATCGTTCGGCGAGTTGGTTACTGACGCCGCGAACGAGGGTGAGACACTCGTGCTGGTCGACGAGCTGGAGAGCATCACCGAACCCGGCGCGAGCGCGAAGATCATGGCCGGGATTCTGGAGGCGCTGGCCGAACGCGACCAGACGGCCGTGTTCGTCTCCCACCTCGCCCGGGAGATCCGCGAGACGGCCGATCAGGACATCGGTGTCGACGGCATCCAGGCACTCGGCCTCGAAGACGGCGAGTTACAGGTCGACCGGACGCCCCGGAAGGACACGCTGGCGCGCTCGACGCCCGAGTTGATCGTCGAAAAACTCGCCGACGGCGACGATCGCGAGGACGGCGAGGGGAACTTCTACGGACGATTGCTCGAGAAGTTCGAGTAG
- a CDS encoding YgaP family membrane protein has translation MEPNVGSLDRTVRIAIGIVLGIVGAAVFAGPLSSLGTIVGAIALVAGAVMLGTGLTRQCMLYRPLGIDTCER, from the coding sequence ATGGAACCAAACGTCGGGTCACTGGATCGAACCGTCCGCATTGCGATCGGTATCGTCCTCGGGATCGTCGGAGCTGCCGTCTTCGCCGGCCCGCTGTCCAGTCTGGGAACGATCGTCGGCGCGATCGCGCTGGTCGCCGGGGCTGTCATGCTCGGGACGGGGCTGACCCGCCAGTGCATGCTCTACCGGCCGCTTGGCATCGACACCTGCGAACGATAG